The Salvia miltiorrhiza cultivar Shanhuang (shh) chromosome 2, IMPLAD_Smil_shh, whole genome shotgun sequence DNA window ctcgaaaaaagaaaaagaaaatagcagAACAGAACAGAACAGAGCACACAAAGGAAATGATCTCTCCGCGGTGGCTTTCCAAGGACCgcttcttctctctctaaaaagCAACCAACATTCTAAGCTTCTGCGTATATATGTATTCTacgtttgagagagagagtgagagtaTATGCCTTCGAGAAAGCAGAAGTGGGCAACtcaagagagagaaaggatggaTGCGACTTTATTCTgtaaacatttttttaattatatgtatatatgaacAGTATCCAAATTAATACGTAATTTAATTCGTACACACTACACACAGACACAAACCTTGTGATTTGATAATTTGATAATACTCCATTTTGTATGTCTAAGACGAGAGATTAAGAGCAACCTCAATGCTGGAGCTCCCTTTGGGCTTTATATAGGGGCCATCTCTATAGAGATATCCCTCTGTAATCGGGCCCATAtagatttttcattttcttttttaaaatttgagaatttttttttttaaatagtactaatatttaaatttaaaataagtaATATTAAAATAGAATGATTTTGGTGTGAAAATAAATGGAATGAGTTTATAATAAAGATATTGTAGGgggaaatttaaataaattacaaaaaagtCATTCAAcggcataaataaataaaaaataaataaacaatagtCAACAGTtgatttttaaaacaaaaacgAAATTTTTGCCTTCGCACCCGACTCGCCCCCTTGCGCCTCCTCTCGAGCTCCCGGACTCGGCATTGATGCCCGAGCCCGTCCAGTGAGCCCCATTGAAAATGCTCTAATGAAAATTGTGGATTCGATGATTATTTCATTATTTGAGCTCTCTAATTGGCAACTAGATTTGAtgaaaatcattatattaattattttatcaattatttattcatatacAATTAGATATATAGTCTGTGCATTTATTACTCAATGGCTGAATTATTAAGTTTGGGAAGCTGTAGGGGATGTTACGTATTTTAGAattattatagattatagatttaTGGCTTGTTAGAAGAATGTTGTTGGGACATTGATAaccatatattattattattattattattattggaaaGAAGTTTGGTTTGGGGTCTAATTGAACTAAAACATACTCATCAGTTACTGGAATTACGATTCAATAACTCATTCTCATGAACATGTGTTAATTTGTGCATTGCTACAACAGTTACAACTCATAAGTCATAAGTGTGATTCGAGAAAAGGGTTGCTACAACTTATATCATCGATCTCGTTTGCGTTGTTATTATATTTCATTTCATATTTCCCTattagaaaattatattttattatcttaGTATATTTTGATTAAATACTAATGTATATTTTCTCCCAAGCTCAACTCTAACATTTCAAGTATTTTTTCGTTGATGTTTCCTTCAAGACTCATGATCATTCTTCAAATATTTTGGGTACAAATACATCAATCTTGTATCTTtgtatacaaaaataattcattaaTACGCGTCTCTCTTAGCCTAAGCAATTTATTTTCACTGGCATATAGTTGACCAATTTATGGTGGAACCCAGTAAAATGTATTTAAACCATAGAGTCTATTCGAGCTTATACAAAAAAATTCTAGATTTTAATCTAAAATTTTCTTGGAAAGTATTTAAACCATAGAGGAAATATTTTTGTACACGGCAGGTAAAACCAAGAGTCTATTCGACCTATCTcacatttttgttttttatgcatatcatatcatatcataaGTATACATTATAAAGAAGTAATCAAGCTAGTAAAAATTTATGATTCATAGGTATTATTATAACAATGTGACTTGTAATTGCATAGAAATTATGCAGCTGTAATTGGGAAGAGAAAAAGGCGAAATAATATTTGATTGGTTCATAATAATTGGTGGTGAGAAGGGGGGAAGTGTAGCATCTCGAGTTACAAAATGAATTTCATAAACAAATGAGAATACAGTGTGCAAAAGCATCTGGTTTCAATAAAGTTTACATCTACGCGAACCTATTGTTGCGCATGACCGACTTAACTGAACCTAAGATACGAAAATAATCATAAAACAGCGACGACTCCTTCCCCTCCAGACCATCTCGACTGACTCGATTGCTTCCAGCCAGATTGTTGCAAGGGCTTCCACCAACCACCAGATCGAACCCACCAATGCTCCCAATAATCTGCTCTATTCTGGTGTCGTCGAACTGCTGCACATCGTCGAAATCGATCAGCATCCCTGTCTGGTTGGTCTGCTCCCACCAACTCCTCACTATGTCTCTGTTGACTTTAGATTTCTCAATCGAGACAACGTTCTTCAATTTTATCCCAAGTCGGTGGAGTGCAACCTCTGCTCCACCGATACCAGAGAAGAGGGACAGCACATTGACGCCGTTAGGATATATATCCTTCAAAACAGACAGGTGATAGGCCACAGTGTCGACCTATGTTGAAACCCAAAACAATATACCAAGGATCAAGATGCGGACTTTTCTTATAAGTAAAATGGCATattataaaaactgaagtaaAAAAACAGAGTTAAAGATTGCTGACCTGAAAAGAGTTTCCAAGAGACTTGTATCTGTCGGTTCTACTTATCCCACCACCCCTCGTGTGGTTCTTTGGGAAGCCCAAAAGCATTTCCACCTCATCAGGTTCTAGGGGGGCAACTTTGTTTCGTCCCACCCACACCAAATTCCACTTTCTGCACTGTTCCATAACATAGCGCTGGACTGACTCTGGTGGGTCAGCCTCACTCTCAACCCTCTCTAGCGCACTGCGGATCCTCTCTGTCAGTTTTGCACTAGCTATAGCAGTCTGGATACAGTTCAGCTTGTCTCGTGGATCCCATCTAGGCCACCACCTTTTTGATAAGGGAAAAGCCTGCTGGATGGTCAGGGGTGGGAGAGGGATGAGGGGAAACCTGTTCTCGATGGGCAGATTGTGGACATAGCCTCTCTTTCTTGCACAGGCTGAGAAGAACTTCGAGTCAACGAATTCTGGCTCGATGTCGTAGAGGAACCGTGAGATGGTGTCCCAGACCCCCTTTGGTGTAAGGGCTACATTCTCATAGTAGAAGTAGGGGGGCGCTCTTGCATCATCTCGCAAGGAACGATGAACACGCTCTAGCTGCATGGAAGGAACACCATATCCAATCATTGGATTAGGCAGGCGAATTGACTCCTCAATGACATTCTTCTTCATCTCTAGAAATTTCCTCTTCTTGCTCTTGCTGCTCCCACTAAGAAGATGCTTTGGCTGTGAGAAATGGTAGAAAGTGGTCAGCAATATTCTCTATAATCTAATAGAAATGAAGATATGGTGTAGAAAGTTGACCTTGAGATCATCATCAGGCAAATAACAGTCTTCCTCTCTAGCCATTTGAGCAGCACATAAGAAATCACTCAACTCACCAATTAAGGCTTTTGGCCCTGAAAAGTAGCAGCAAGTAAATATTATTCTAAGATCTTTCTATGATCAAAGCATGCCTTCGAGAATTTAAGAAAGATTAACGATTACCATGAATATTATTCCTGGACCTACATGGGGAATATTAAACACTAAGAACAAACAGACAGCGTTGCAATACTACGAGGGAACAAACAAAAGCATTCAAGAATATAAGTAAAATCAGGAATGAGAAAAAAGGACAGTGTTCGAAAACAAACACAGCATCTTTCAAACACTCTATGAATCTCATAATCTATCAAAGTTCAAGAGCTGGACAATATCAGGATGAAACCCCCATTTCCTACTTAACCATCAAGACCTATATTGATTGATTATAATCCATGGGCACATATAACATATATCATCCTACATTAAAACACACAAACAATTTCTGACTTCACACGACATTCAAAACTGAACCCAATGCCGGTAACACAATTGTGAGACAAGGTAAAATGTACACGTATAAATCTGCAACAATTACTACCCACAATCAAAGGAAAACTATCCAGAAAACGTAAAGCAAGTTTCAAAAAGGTTATGCAGTAAAAGGAGATAAACACAAAAATGTATTTATATCACAGATTGCGccccaaaataaagaaacaatAGGAAGCATATTAATGTACACACCACATCTTTCCAGAGCAATTTCAGCCTCTTCCAGAGGGTATCCCATATCTGCTAAGGAGAGCAATTTTTCCTCTCTCTCTGTCAATGATCCAGATGCAGCCAATGACAACAACATCTTGTGCTTTTCTGATCTATAAACACCATTGGCAGCACCATTGGGAGCACCATTGGGCTTCAAGCAGTCCTACATGCCAGGAGTATAAAACGCACTAAAATGGTCACAAATTATAATAACTAAATGTCAATGATTGTAACTGAATGCAGAGTATACATGTCTGCGCATAGAGACCTTAATGACGAAATAACTGTCAAATGAAGCTCTAGATAATAATAAGAGTAAAATCATTTAGAATTCAAGACAATGTGCATGGATTTTCAAGATTTGGAGTAAATAGGACATATATAATCTCCGGTCCCACTGGTTCATATTCTGTCAGATCAGCTGAATTTTCCTAAAACGACTTTCTGTCTTTTTGGCTAGTATCTGTATATTCAACTTGATACCTTTCTTTGTCCCTCAAATATATATAACTTTCTTCTTATAGCAAATGGGAGAAACTGGTAGCAGGTAGCAACAGTGTATTCACAAAGCAGTCACCAAACTAGGATCATTTTCagaaaggtaaaaaaaaaaaaagatggccTGGATCCTTTAGTTCTATTATTGTGGTTTGCAATATAATTACATACTGTGCCATAAACTGAAGTCCAGATATCAAATTAATCTTGCAAACTTAGGTGGCTAAACAGTATACACCAATGACAGCATATGGTCTTTGATTTTAcacataaaattataatataccGAAAAGAAACTAAAGCAAGACAAATTCCTGGTCAAACGTAGCCTTGCAAAGGACCTAAATAACAAAGCAATAACAGATGCACTTAAGAGTTGCTCAAAATATCATCTCATGCATACATCTGAAAGCATATGGATAGAATGTGGAGTATGAGAGGACTAGTAAAGCTCACGTACTTCTATTTCATCGTCAGACCAGCTGTCCATATCTGAAAGATCATTTGGAAAGATCTCATTGTAATCAGAAGAGCATGGATCAAAATTTGTACTCAACTGTTGTGGAGGAGAGTCTTCAAGACTCTGCAAAACCAAATAATACATAACCAAGGAATGTTATGGGAACAAAAACAGTGTGCTAGAGAAGGAATTtgaaaaaattcacaaaattaaataatggCACAACTGACTTCATGGGAACAAAAATGAAGACAAGGACAGGTGAGAGCCAATTTGATTTCATATTGTCAGTCGTTCTATTTACTTCTGAAGTAATGTTACTCACACGATTTTAAAAACATCCAAGTAAAAAGTTGAAGCATTGTATAGGTAACATAAATCATTAACTACAACTAACACCTAAAATATCTGAGGCCACAAGGGAAAAGGCAGTCATTTCTTGTTACAAGGTATATTATGACAAAAACTTTTCAAAACCATAATGGATAAATTAAAGGCACAAGAAATTACATGTCCCCAGTATCCCATGAAAACAGCaaataatattttgagataGCATGTCAAGGGATTTGGAACCATTTAAACTCAATGTTAACTTAATAACATAACACACATCACTCACCGAGAATGTTAAGAGCCAGTTCAGTATTGAGTCTGAATCTTCTTCTCCTGCATGATA harbors:
- the LOC131008681 gene encoding DNA (cytosine-5)-methyltransferase DRM2 translates to MDENVSGGDVSDVDWTTDDESEINLNPVTTIVGNEEACSSRSASRSKMFDHFVGMGFSDKLVSKAIEENGEEDSDSILNWLLTFSSLEDSPPQQLSTNFDPCSSDYNEIFPNDLSDMDSWSDDEIEDCLKPNGAPNGAANGVYRSEKHKMLLSLAASGSLTEREEKLLSLADMGYPLEEAEIALERCGPKALIGELSDFLCAAQMAREEDCYLPDDDLKPKHLLSGSSKSKKRKFLEMKKNVIEESIRLPNPMIGYGVPSMQLERVHRSLRDDARAPPYFYYENVALTPKGVWDTISRFLYDIEPEFVDSKFFSACARKRGYVHNLPIENRFPLIPLPPLTIQQAFPLSKRWWPRWDPRDKLNCIQTAIASAKLTERIRSALERVESEADPPESVQRYVMEQCRKWNLVWVGRNKVAPLEPDEVEMLLGFPKNHTRGGGISRTDRYKSLGNSFQVDTVAYHLSVLKDIYPNGVNVLSLFSGIGGAEVALHRLGIKLKNVVSIEKSKVNRDIVRSWWEQTNQTGMLIDFDDVQQFDDTRIEQIIGSIGGFDLVVGGSPCNNLAGSNRVSRDGLEGKESSLFYDYFRILGSVKSVMRNNRFA